CTTGTCCTTCGCAATGAGACCCTATGCATTTTCAAAAGTGAAGTTGAGAGCAAattaaagagaagaaaataacatggaagaatataagatacacttttcttttggatagcAAATGTAAGATGCACTTCTGCGCGATGGGAACAAAAGAAGCTTACTTCAGTATCAATCTCTGCTGATTCAACATGAATGTTAATATCGGCCATTATTTTGACAACTTCCATCAGCAAACCAGATCGATCAGCTGTTTCAACATACAGCATACTGAAATAACCACAAGAACAGGCATGTCAGTATGTGTCGCATCACCAGTTTCAATTGCTCATCAACATTAAACTAATCGAGAAGTGGTAACTGTGAGCCACATGAAAACAGCTGTCATAAGATGCTACCTCCTCTTAGGTCCATCATCCTTAACATGTATATGAGTTGCAATATCAACATCCGGCTGCCATAGAGCAAAGCACAAGTTTATTAGGCACACTCGAAAAGGTTGAGGAGAAATTACCAAGGGCAACAAAATGCAGTGGTATTGAAGGAAATCTTTTAAACGCTCAAGGTCATTAATTTCCTCCTAGAGCAgaacaaaataagaaaaggCATAGGTGAGGGAGTAGCAAGCATTCCCCGAATGAAGTTATAATTATAACATATGCCCGCTATTTAAGTATTGACAATTATAAAGATATCACAAGGAAGACAAGCAAATTGAATGGAAGGTAAAGTGCCCATATGTAGTCATAGCTAATATGCAAGCAGATTTAAAAACTCACAGTGAAATGACAACTATGACGACTACTGGTACGGTGTGACCAGATTTCATGGGAAGCCACCTAAATAGCACCAAGAACTAAAACCAATAGATGATAAGATAAAACTAAAGTGTTCCCAAGACACCACAAACATATTTTCACAACCTTCACATTGCCCGTTGCTTTTCCACCATTTCTCCCAATATCTATTTCTATTGACACACATTTAAAATTTGTCAACAGCCCAAAGCTTATTGATATGCACACCCTTTTCAAGTGCAAAATGGTTACTTGacttcaaaaggaaaagaacAGTCATCATGAAGTCTAGAAGATAGTGAGAATGATGAATAATCTCCTTCATTCAACCAAACCAAAGAACCAAAAGCAGATCACATGCACTTGAAGGGGCATAGGGCAATGAAAAATTGTTTATTTCTATTTGCCTCAAATGGGAAACAACAGTGATCATGAATTCTAGATGATAGTGAGAATGATATAGTAGCATTTCCTTCATTCCTCCAAACCATAGAACCTAAAGCAGAACACATGAATTTGAAGGGGCATAAAGAAGTGGCAAAATTGTTTATTTAAATGGCTCCCGCCACCACCAAAGaaataatactccctccgtcccaatttatgtggcactgtTTGACTTGGCACGgtgtttaagaaagaaagacagATCTTTGAACcttgtggtctaaaacaatccTTAGATATTGTTGTGGTTGTAAATCATTGTAAAAGGGGAATTTTAATGTTAAATTGTTTCTAATTATAGTAAGgtgacattctttttgggacggactaaaaaggaaatGGTGCAACATaaaatgggacggagggagtgatataataataattaaaaataataacaataatattgaTAATTATAGTtatattagtagtagtagtagtagcagtagttcACTAACAAACAATTTGATGACATCAAAAACATCTATATCAACAATAGCTGTAaaatacttgaaattttgtAAGCATGTCGATGCCGAAATAGGTCCAAACAAATTTCATGCATCCAACTCTGCTAGCTTAGGATGAGGCATAATTGTTGTATTGGCATTGTGGCCCTGAGATGAAAAGAGGAAACAACTAAATTATCTGAATGTTTCACCTTCTTTTCTGGTGCTTTTATTCCAAAAGCCTCACCCATAGCAAGTCGCTCGCTGGACTCCTGATAAACATAAAACATTCTACTTTAAAGGTTGCAATAGCAAACTAACGAACATGAAAACATGAACAATTCTTCTATCACAGGATAGATCAATCAGAATGACATGTATAGGTTCTAGATGTTTCTAGAGATTATATAAGGAAGTTCAGGAAACATACTGGATGATACTTGATAAGGTTGTTGATTATGGTCAAACGAATGTTCTCCAATAAATCAGGATCTTCAACTTTGCGTCCGGTATCCCTGGAGAGCAATAATCAATGGCATCTAAGCTGAAAATATAATGGCATATGCCAAAAGACAGACACGGAGGGATATCGTTAAATGGAGATAGAGGGAAGTTATGGAATAACACTGGAGGTCTTTCTCAGAGAAAACAGATATGAAGGTGAACAAATTTGGAGAAAAATTACAAGTAGTCATCACATCATGCTTTTGGACATCCTCCATTTCTGTATCATTTCACAACAAGACATACACGCTACAGGGTAAATCATTGTACAGGCATACCTACTCCCTGCTCCATCTACCATTAGGGTTTCAACTATGCAACCTTGAAATATGCAACATATAATCCAACATCATTGCTCTAATTCGGCTAATTTGACTTGCATTACTTCAACAGTTCCCATATATTTCTCAAAATACTATAGAGAAGATTCAGCATCAATCAGTATCAGGGCAAGCAATAAATCgataaataaagaagaagaatacgCAAAATGCCTTATGTCAGATAACTTTCATTGCAGACCATACTGATTAATGCTCAAAATTTGCAGACTTGTGCAGAAAATAACAAATAGCCAAAATGATTAGCAATCATcttttcttataaataataTGAACGAAAGAATATAAATcacaaaatacttcaaatattCAGAAAATCTAATTCCATGTATTAATACCCCAATGCACATATTCAATGGAGTAAAAGTTAATCTACACACTTACAATCGTGTAATAAGAAACTTTGTCTTTTTCACTGAATCCTGGGTCGTAACAATTCCTTTCACAACATCCAAGCCCAAGTCTTTGAGTGCCTTCATCTGCACGACATACAAGATCAACTAGTTGGCTATGTATATTTGAGGAGAagacaacaaaaacaaaaaacactAGACCCTGGAAAAGGAGATAGTCCACAAAAATAATGTATAGGTTTACCAATAGTGAAAGGCAAGCAGACAAGTGCCATCTAACTAGTTAACCTCCAAATCTCCCCTCGTGTATAAAATGTAcaaggcaagtattaacaatcGTGATAAACTCTACCTGCTAAAAACTGATCGTGGCCAGTAAGCAACACAAATCAGAAACCAATGGGGGAGTGAGACTAAAATcaattgtttttaaaaaatatatagagtGATGTAGGTCCATTCAGTGCTTATCAGTCGGGAAAGTATCTGAACGGAAAATGATAATTCTCGACCTCTCACAGAGCATTCTTAACAGGACGGATATGGGATCTGACATACAACGAATGTTACAAGCAGAAACAGCTATGTCAACAAGGAAGACCCGATTCCCATCGTGGTATATAACGTCCTCAACTAATGTACAAGCGGAAATGGTTATGACAAGGAAGACCAGATTCCGATGGTTGTATATCATATATCTCTTCCCCGTCTTTCAAAATTCGGCATCAGATGGAGAAGAACCTTCACAAAATTCCATTTATATGGAAGTAAACAGAAACAAGCATGTGCACATTGGCGTGCCAGGCTAGGAATGGCGATTCAAAGAATTTACCGTGTCAATGAGAAGACCTAACCGATCACCAAAGCTAACTTCCACAGTGGTTGCATCGCATTCAGGATCCTGAATTATCTGAACAACTGGCAAAGGAACAGAAACAGACTCCTGCTCACCTTTCTGAAAGGAAAATATATAATCACTATCATGATTTGGCAAAATGTcagaaaaacaacaacatacccagtgaaatcccacgagtggggtctggggagggtaggatgtacgcaaaccttaccactacctcatggagatagagaggttgttgaggttgtttctgaaagaccctcggctcaaaagtcacagtcccaagtaagagagaaaaaacaatatatatagcataatggcaaaaaacgaaaagcgatgcaaattttacaagacacgaacaataacaatataatcaaaggcaataacggcacaactataaaggcacgcctagacctacgaccaccctAAACCGACACATGGCAAGACACCATCCTATCCctactagtcttctaccctaatccgagACCTCCAACTCCCTTCTATCCAAGGCCAGaaaagtacaaaaaaaaaatgctaaTGATTGGAGAAAAAGGAGATTTTCAAGTCTCCGCATTTCTATTTTTTCCGCGTTCATGATTATGAATATTCAGTAAAACTATAAATAGCATTTAATTTTGCCAATACTTTTTAAGGAATTTATCCCATAAGAAAAATAATGTTATCATTTCTAAATGATTTCACACCCCGTAATATGATTATATTTCCAACAAATGGTGATGTCACTAACATTTGCCGCAAGTTTACAGGAAATCACTAAAATATGGAGTTGCTATACAAACAAAATATAACTCAAAGCCATTATCAGCTTCAAAACTTGtagtttaattcatttaaatCTTCTATAGAAGAATGACTTGCTTGTTTCTCCACTTCTTCTATCCTCCATCAGCCATTATAGTATTTAATGGagcattcatttttttttcaccCACCCCCATGATAAAAAGCAGCAGATTCCTTGTTAAATGGCTGTTACTTATCTTCAGCTGCCAAGCTGCAACTTCGGAAGGCAGTGCATTTTAACAAATACAAGAGAATGTCAAACAACTATCACCCAACAAAACGCTTCCCCTTTTTCTCCGGATGCAGCATCACACTGGAAATGCATCAATCATGTTTTTGTTTTAGTTTCACAAGTATCTCAAAATCAAAATGTGATTTATGAGATAGAAGATTCGGGCATGTTTCATTTGATTTATTACTTAAGAGCCTCAACAACATACAGTTGAGagaaaaatgaacaaaattaaTATCCAAATGAGAAAAGATGCACAAACCAGGATTCACATGATTATTTCTAGCCTGTACGTAAACTTGAGACGTTCAAGTAATCACTTCAACACATAACAATATGACTATTCAAGGTAAACTAGCTATAAAAGAGATAATCAAAACTCACTAATGCTGGTGGCAAACTATCAACACCATCAAGAGTGCATGAAACAGTGTACCTGCAAAACAGCTAAAATTTGTCATATAACCAATCAAATGTATATTAAATTACTTAAATAACTGGAAATCGTTAAGTACTACAGTTCCacttatcaaaaagaaaaaaaagaacattCATTTGCTACTCCAGAATCTAGATACCACAAAAAGTCGGAtgattccttagaaaccaaATCAAGTAGCAATTTCAGTACTTCCTCAATTAAATAACGAATAGAGTCTACAAATAGGTTAAATTCATCAAAACTTGCTTCTCAGCTAAATACGATTAGAAGATGTAGCTCAAACCTTTACACGAAATCTTCAACTTAGTTTACCTTATACTCAAATAAACACACGGAGCCACTTTATAGTTTGAAATGAATAGTATATCAGGAAACAAGGAAAATGTTCAAGTTTGTAGCTTACATTCTCCGGCGAGAAACGGCGACGCCGGAACTGGAAAATGTGTGAAAGACGGCCGAGTTGTGCAACTTGGAGGCAGTGAATTGAGGAGGACTAGGCGAGTACACGCCGGAATCGGCGTCGGAGATCACCGATCGGAGGGAAATGCAGAAAGCATTGGTGATAGCCATGAACAAAatggagagagaaagagagtttTCTGATCAACGGCGAAGTGATTGGACTTGTGAGATTAGTGAATAAATATGGTGTTGTATGATTGCagtattattttaatgatataatTGCATCGTTATATTAtgtcatatatttttaatttgagtGATAAATCTACAATGAATTATAGAGTACGGATAGagctattataaaaaaataagattaaatgataaaataaaattattaactaataaataaagataaaatgagaagaaaattttaaagtaaCGACATAATCACACTAAATCGGCCGTTAAACAAAATGAGTTTTTTCATCATTATTTAATGATGAATTTAAACGATACGATACCACAGAAtttaaataacaatcaaaacaaatattatatttagatTAACAATACAATACCACAACatgtaacaaccatccaaacaagcgtattttattaaatttatcttattaataatattttgataagtaattatttaatattaagaATTAAAAAAGATCTCGTGATTTATAAATCGGATAAGTAAACTAAATagctatttttagtataaagggcagtccggtgtactaaagctcccgctatgcgtagGGTCATGGAAAGGACCTGACCACAAGGgttaaatagttatttttagtataggaccaagtaatatgaaattgggaatattatattgtattatataatACTTGTGTTATTttgatgaatataatatttaagtagattaaattactttttatattatataatgtCACGTATTAACAATTTGAACGATAAAATctatttaaaaaaaactcatgaaactataaaaataaataggataaaaaaatatgactattacataataagtaaagataaaaaatatatataattatatcaaatcgaataatgaataataagtaaaaataaaaactattatatatttatattaaatcaaTTGTTAcgtaataaaaatttaattgcaTGATATAATATTGCatgatataataaaaatttaaataacattaaaataaaatattatgtttgaACTATAACCATCCAAACAAATTGATACTGGCACACCGTATTTATGCGTGAAATATTATGTTTGAACTAAAACCATCCAAACAAACTGATACCGGCACACCGTATTTATGAGtgaatttattataattaaataatttaatgagatgtgaataaatataattaattatatttaaatatttaaaatttatatgtaAATTGGTAATACGTATTTATTGATTTAATATAAATGTcagtaaataaatttttatttgaatatgTACATGCGCTGAGATATTTCTGATAGCAACGTTAGGTGCAATTGTGCATCAGCATTGTGGACCCACTTGCCGCAGTGTAGATACCACGTCAGATGGGCCCACTACAGTTGCTTTCTATTATGTTTCCTCTTTTaatacattttaattttaatttcaacttgTCAGTCATATTTTAGAATTGTTCTTGTGCCAAAATAATATTGAaagttattttatataattgttTCCTTCCAATAATGAGGGTAATTTTTTAATTCAGAAATATGAAAACGATTTGCTAACTTAAAAGCTTTGAATTA
This Solanum dulcamara chromosome 1, daSolDulc1.2, whole genome shotgun sequence DNA region includes the following protein-coding sequences:
- the LOC129900053 gene encoding ACT domain-containing protein ACR12-like, encoding MAITNAFCISLRSVISDADSGVYSPSPPQFTASKLHNSAVFHTFSSSGVAVSRRRMYTVSCTLDGVDSLPPALKGEQESVSVPLPVVQIIQDPECDATTVEVSFGDRLGLLIDTMKALKDLGLDVVKGIVTTQDSVKKTKFLITRLDTGRKVEDPDLLENIRLTIINNLIKYHPESSERLAMGEAFGIKAPEKKPDVDIATHIHVKDDGPKRSMLYVETADRSGLLMEVVKIMADINIHVESAEIDTEGLIAKDKFYVSYGGAALNSSLSQVLVNCLRYYLRRPETDEESY